The DNA window GACGCTCTGCAAAAGCGATGGCGTCAACCGTCAAGTACTTGCGCGTGCCTCCCAACTCCGCCAGCTTGGAGGAGGCGCGCCGCCGTGTCTTCGACTTCTTCAAGACCGCCTGCAGATCCATCCCCACTATCATGGAGATTTACACCATCGACGACGTCGTTACCCCCTCTCAGCTTCGCTCTATCGTCGCCTCCGAGATCCGCAAGAACGCTCACATTACTAACCCCAAGGTCCCAGCAATTCACTCTTCTATTCTCTATTCGCCAATTATTAACATCAATTTAGGAATTCATCGGGAATCGGAGGAATTAGAGTTACCTCCATTGAAATTAAGGAAACTATGGAGTAATTATTCGGTTTGCAATGTGCCTGTGCTACTTATTTggaaatgtgtttttttttctcagCTCCTCgagaatttttacatttttggtTTTCATTTGGGTATGTATCCGTGTATATCAACCCTAAATTGAATAGATAGAGAATCCCCGTGTCTTCAGATGTTAGGGACTACAATTGCAATTGTGAGCTTCTTAATTGTTTTGCTTCTAATTTTCACTGAATACTGAAAGTAGGATTAAGGAAATTCTATCAGATGGCAGAATTTTTACATGGATTTTGCTTTAGCCACAAGTTTGAGTCTTCGAGTGGGATGCACTATTCCATTGCTACTTGAACAATGCTTTTTGATGTAGGAACTAGTTAGCTCTTGCTAAAATGGCATTAGTGCTGCTATCAATAGATTGGATTTTGGCACTGATGTGATAACTTACATTCTCAAATCATTCCGTTTACTGGAACAATTACTCATACTCAAATGCAAATGTCAGTCTTTACTCTGATTTTGATACCGGATACAGTATACTCATGGGAAGGAGTAGAAATCAAAGTGAAATAATTTTTCCTGTTATGTtgcataaatttaaatttggatTTTGACTACATTAGTCTGTTATGATAGCAAATATCGTGAAAAACTGTACTCCGTATTATGATTTCTCTAGTTACGAATCTGATTTCTTTTTACTTTGACATAGCTATAGGGTTCTATctacataatatacatattGTTTCCCTCTAATAAGCTCCTAGTCATGATTCTCCCTGTTTTTTTTCACAATTGTCAGATGTATGAAACTCTAGTTTCTTGCCATTGTTCTCATCTTAAGTGGCTGATATGTAATCTTGAAGGCAATGTTCATGAAATCTTGTCATGATCAAATCTCTTTTCATTAGTGGGCAAGATTCAAACAGTCAGGTCTCACAGTCACAGGCACCCTTCCTATGAGTAATTTAGTGTAACTTCTAGGGTCAGCGTCTTATTTGATTAAGCTTTATGACCTGTATACACTTCTAGGAGAGAAATAAACAGGCATATGTAATaacattctcattctcattacTCTTAACGAACAATGTGCAGGTTATTGATATGCTGCTCTTCAAGGGCACAGAAGAGTTGAATAACATCGTGGAGCATTCAAAGCAGCGGCACCACATTCTTGGCCAATATGTTTTAGGTCGTCCTGAAATCACCCCAGATAGCGCAACCAAGGATCAGGGATCCGAGTACCTCAAAAACTTCTTCAGAAGCAACTACTTTTGAATCGCATTTCCTTATTGATGTTATGCCTTGGAAGAATAAGTGTTGGATGAGAATTGGGTTGCTCCGTGTGCGTTGGAGAAATGGGTCTCTTCCTTTGCCGTTTCTCCAGCTTGCGAGCGATTAGATTTGTTAAACAAAGACTATTTTATGTTTACTGAACAAAGGCATCGAACTAGCTGCTCCTTTTGTGAGTGAACTTGATTGTCCATTACCAACTGGTGCTACATAAATATGGTCATCATATTTTCACCCAAGTTTTTGAATTTGTAATCTTCTTGTTGTTGAAGTGAACtatatagagttttaatttATCATCGAAATGTGATTTTGAAGTTTGAAAGAGTCGATTTTCTTGTATGTTTAAGTGAATGTGTGAAAAGTCTATTAGGCTAAGAGGGGATTTTCGTCAATCGGTACTTCTAATTTCTGAGGTAGGGAGTACTCCATCTGTTCTCTCATAGTTAAGGCGAAACTTTTcgacacggagtttaagaaaaaaatgttgagtgtgttaaataaatagataaaaaagcaaagaagggaaaaaagtagagagaataatgtCTAAagttaataaagtaagagaaaataaaatgttactttCTCCATCCCActaaagatgacccactttcctttttggtttgtcccatccAAGATGACCCATCACTATaaatggaaacacatttatctctactttattctctttctcttatttactctctccacttaacacacaaaataaaaccacataAAACTCTGTGCCGCctaaggaaggggtcatcttccttgggacggagggagtactatatactccattcgtccacgaaaaataggacgGGTTTTAAtatggaattggtaaagtaagagagaagtagtgttagtggaatgcgaggtccatattattagcaagagagagggaaaaagtaagagagaaaagaaaaaagtactccctccgtccccaaagagtatgcactttgggctcggcacaggttttaatgcattattggtaaagtaagagagggatagatagagaaagtttttaagtattgttagtggagaatgagtctcacctaattagagagaaaaatatcaaatttctACCAAAAAAACTGGAAGTTCCAACCAATAAGAATCCTAATGAAACTAAAAAAACGATAAGGGCCCAACAAAAATTACTTAGTTTTCGAGACCCCGTTATAAGTTCTATCCATATATGTT is part of the Salvia splendens isolate huo1 chromosome 6, SspV2, whole genome shotgun sequence genome and encodes:
- the LOC121810030 gene encoding NADH dehydrogenase [ubiquinone] 1 alpha subcomplex subunit 6-like encodes the protein MASTVKYLRVPPNSASLEEARRRVFDFFKTACRSIPTIMEIYTIDDVVTPSQLRSIVASEIRKNAHITNPKVIDMLLFKGTEELNNIVEHSKQRHHILGQYVLGRPEITPDSATKDQGSEYLKNFFRSNYF